A region from the Benincasa hispida cultivar B227 chromosome 8, ASM972705v1, whole genome shotgun sequence genome encodes:
- the LOC120082769 gene encoding beta-glucosidase BoGH3B-like isoform X4 has protein sequence MTSLVEGLQGKPPEGYPKGYPFVAGRNNVIACAKHFVGDGGTDKGLNEGNTIASYDDLERIHMAPYLDCIAQGVSTVMASYSSWNGRLLHADRFLLTEMLKNKLGFKGFVISDWQGIDRLIKPRGSSYRWCISAAVNAGIDMVMVPLRYENFIKDLLFLVESGGIPMARIDDAVERILRVKFVAGVFEHPFSDRSLLDVVGCKLHRDLAREAVRKSLVLLRNGKDPTKPFLPLDRKAKKILVAGSHADDLGYQCGGWTISWDGMTGRITIGTTILDAIKEAVGDQTEVIYEQNPSAVRLNDQDISFSIVAIGESPYAEFTGDDSKLMIPFGGNDIVKAVAGKIPTLVILISGRPLVLEPTVMENVEALIAAWLPGSEGSGITDVIFGDYDFTGRLPVTWFRTVEQLPVHAENLQDALFPFGFGLSYGKEESPQQSQEFSHELI, from the exons ATGACTTCTTTAGTTGAAGGGTTGCAGGGGAAGCCGCCAGAAGGATACCCAAAGGGCTATCCGTTTGTAGCTGGAAG AAATAATGTCATCGCATGTGCAAAACATTTTGTTGGAGATGGGGGGACAGATAAAGGTTTGAATGAAGGGAATACCATTGCATCTTACGATGACTTGGAGAGGATCCATATGGCTCCTTACCTGGACTGTATTGCTCAAGGAGTTTCAACTGTTATGGCATCTTATTCTAGCTGGAATGGGCGTCTGCTTCATGCCGACCGTTTTTTGCTGACGGAAATGTTGAAAAATAAACTTGGGTTTAAG GGTTTTGTTATTTCTGACTGGCAAGGAATTGATCGGCTTATTAAACCAAGAGGCTCAAGCTATCGGTGGTGCATTTCTGCTGCAGTTAATGCTGGCATAGACATG GTTATGGTGCCCCTTCgatatgaaaattttatcaagGACTTGCTATTTCTGGTTGAATCCGGGGGGATTCCAATGGCTAGGATTGATGATGCGGTTGAACGGATATTGAGAGTGAAGTTTGTTGCTGGTGTTTTTGAACATCCTTTCAGTGATAGATCATTGCTAGACGTCGTTGGTTGCAAG CTTCACCGAGATCTAGCGAGAGAAGCTGTTCGCAAGTCTTTGGTTCTTTTGAGAAATGGAAAAGACCCAACAAAACCTTTTCTTCCGTTAGACAGGAAAGCGAAGAAGATTCTTGTAGCTGGTTCACATGCAGATGATCTTGGATATCAGTGTGGAGGGTGGACAATCTCCTGGGATGGGATGACTGGCAGAATCACCATTG GTACCACCATCTTAGATGCAATCAAAGAAGCAGTTGGAGACCAAACAGAAGTAATATATGAGCAAAATCCATCAGCAGTCCGCTTGAATGATCAAGATATATCTTTTTCTATTGTGGCTATTGGTGAAAGTCCATATGCCGAATTCACTGGCGACGACTCCAAGCTTATGATACCCTTCGGTGGAAATGACATTGTAAAAGCAGTTGCTGGCAAAATCCCCACATTGGTAATTCTAATATCTGGAAGACCCCTAGTTTTAGAGCCAACAGTAATGGAGAATGTTGAAGCTCTGATTGCTGCTTGGCTTCCTGGAAGTGAAGGAAGCGGAATCACTGACGTTATCTTCGGAGATTATGATTTCACTGGCCGATTACCGGTTACATGGTTTAGAACGGTCGAGCAACTCCCAGTCCATGCTGAAAATTTGCAGGATGCATTATTCCCTTTCGGGTTTGGGTTATCATATGGTAAGGAGGAATCTCCTCAGCAATCACAAGAGTTCAGTCATGAACTGATCTGA
- the LOC120082769 gene encoding beta-glucosidase BoGH3B-like isoform X3, with translation MEATDCIYRNSRAPIEDRIKDLLSRMTLREKIGQMTQIERTVATPSALRDFAIGSVLNAGGSAPFHEALSSDWADMIDGFQYSALQSRLGIPIIYGSDAVHGNNNVYGATIFPHNVGLGATRDADLVRRIGTVTALEVRASGVHYAFAPCVAVSRDPRWGRCYESYSEDTEIVRKMTSLVEGLQGKPPEGYPKGYPFVAGRNNVIACAKHFVGDGGTDKGLNEGNTIASYDDLERIHMAPYLDCIAQGVSTVMASYSSWNGRLLHADRFLLTEMLKNKLGFKGFVISDWQGIDRLIKPRGSSYRWCISAAVNAGIDMVMVPLRYENFIKDLLFLVESGGIPMARIDDAVERILRVKFVAGVFEHPFSDRSLLDVVGCKLHRDLAREAVRKSLVLLRNGKDPTKPFLPLDRKAKKILVAGSHADDLGYQCGGWTISWDGMTGRITIGLSDCHLC, from the exons ATGGAGGCCACCGATTGTATCTATAGAAATTCTAGGGCGCCCATAGAAGATCGGATCAAAGATCTTCTCTCACGGATGACTTTGAGGGAAAAAATCGGGCAGATGACCCAAATTGAGCGCACTGTGGCCACTCCCTCTGCGCTTAGGGATTTCGCGATCG GGAGCGTTCTCAACGCCGGTGGTAGCGCTCCTTTCCATGAAGCTTTGTCGTCGGATTGGGCAGACATGATTGACGGGTTCCAGTATTCGGCGCTTCAGTCGCGTCTTGGAATTCCAATTATATATGGGAGTGATGCTGTTCATGGAAATAACAATGTTTATGGTGCTACCATTTTTCCTCATAATGTTGGCCTTGGAGCCACCAG AGATGCTGATTTGGTTAGAAGGATTGGGACAGTAACAGCTCTTGAGGTTAGAGCGAGTGGTGTTCACTACGCATTTGCCCCTTGTGTTGCT GTATCCAGAGATCCTAGATGGGGAAGGTGCTATGAGAGTTACAGTGAAGATACTGAAATTGTTAGAAAAATGACTTCTTTAGTTGAAGGGTTGCAGGGGAAGCCGCCAGAAGGATACCCAAAGGGCTATCCGTTTGTAGCTGGAAG AAATAATGTCATCGCATGTGCAAAACATTTTGTTGGAGATGGGGGGACAGATAAAGGTTTGAATGAAGGGAATACCATTGCATCTTACGATGACTTGGAGAGGATCCATATGGCTCCTTACCTGGACTGTATTGCTCAAGGAGTTTCAACTGTTATGGCATCTTATTCTAGCTGGAATGGGCGTCTGCTTCATGCCGACCGTTTTTTGCTGACGGAAATGTTGAAAAATAAACTTGGGTTTAAG GGTTTTGTTATTTCTGACTGGCAAGGAATTGATCGGCTTATTAAACCAAGAGGCTCAAGCTATCGGTGGTGCATTTCTGCTGCAGTTAATGCTGGCATAGACATG GTTATGGTGCCCCTTCgatatgaaaattttatcaagGACTTGCTATTTCTGGTTGAATCCGGGGGGATTCCAATGGCTAGGATTGATGATGCGGTTGAACGGATATTGAGAGTGAAGTTTGTTGCTGGTGTTTTTGAACATCCTTTCAGTGATAGATCATTGCTAGACGTCGTTGGTTGCAAG CTTCACCGAGATCTAGCGAGAGAAGCTGTTCGCAAGTCTTTGGTTCTTTTGAGAAATGGAAAAGACCCAACAAAACCTTTTCTTCCGTTAGACAGGAAAGCGAAGAAGATTCTTGTAGCTGGTTCACATGCAGATGATCTTGGATATCAGTGTGGAGGGTGGACAATCTCCTGGGATGGGATGACTGGCAGAATCACCATTG GATTAAGTGATTGTCATCTTTGTTAG
- the LOC120082769 gene encoding beta-glucosidase BoGH3B-like isoform X2, with the protein MMMMQPKVSRDPRWGRCYESYSEDTEIVRKMTSLVEGLQGKPPEGYPKGYPFVAGRNNVIACAKHFVGDGGTDKGLNEGNTIASYDDLERIHMAPYLDCIAQGVSTVMASYSSWNGRLLHADRFLLTEMLKNKLGFKGFVISDWQGIDRLIKPRGSSYRWCISAAVNAGIDMVMVPLRYENFIKDLLFLVESGGIPMARIDDAVERILRVKFVAGVFEHPFSDRSLLDVVGCKLHRDLAREAVRKSLVLLRNGKDPTKPFLPLDRKAKKILVAGSHADDLGYQCGGWTISWDGMTGRITIGTTILDAIKEAVGDQTEVIYEQNPSAVRLNDQDISFSIVAIGESPYAEFTGDDSKLMIPFGGNDIVKAVAGKIPTLVILISGRPLVLEPTVMENVEALIAAWLPGSEGSGITDVIFGDYDFTGRLPVTWFRTVEQLPVHAENLQDALFPFGFGLSYGKEESPQQSQEFSHELI; encoded by the exons atgatgatgatgcaaCCAAAG GTATCCAGAGATCCTAGATGGGGAAGGTGCTATGAGAGTTACAGTGAAGATACTGAAATTGTTAGAAAAATGACTTCTTTAGTTGAAGGGTTGCAGGGGAAGCCGCCAGAAGGATACCCAAAGGGCTATCCGTTTGTAGCTGGAAG AAATAATGTCATCGCATGTGCAAAACATTTTGTTGGAGATGGGGGGACAGATAAAGGTTTGAATGAAGGGAATACCATTGCATCTTACGATGACTTGGAGAGGATCCATATGGCTCCTTACCTGGACTGTATTGCTCAAGGAGTTTCAACTGTTATGGCATCTTATTCTAGCTGGAATGGGCGTCTGCTTCATGCCGACCGTTTTTTGCTGACGGAAATGTTGAAAAATAAACTTGGGTTTAAG GGTTTTGTTATTTCTGACTGGCAAGGAATTGATCGGCTTATTAAACCAAGAGGCTCAAGCTATCGGTGGTGCATTTCTGCTGCAGTTAATGCTGGCATAGACATG GTTATGGTGCCCCTTCgatatgaaaattttatcaagGACTTGCTATTTCTGGTTGAATCCGGGGGGATTCCAATGGCTAGGATTGATGATGCGGTTGAACGGATATTGAGAGTGAAGTTTGTTGCTGGTGTTTTTGAACATCCTTTCAGTGATAGATCATTGCTAGACGTCGTTGGTTGCAAG CTTCACCGAGATCTAGCGAGAGAAGCTGTTCGCAAGTCTTTGGTTCTTTTGAGAAATGGAAAAGACCCAACAAAACCTTTTCTTCCGTTAGACAGGAAAGCGAAGAAGATTCTTGTAGCTGGTTCACATGCAGATGATCTTGGATATCAGTGTGGAGGGTGGACAATCTCCTGGGATGGGATGACTGGCAGAATCACCATTG GTACCACCATCTTAGATGCAATCAAAGAAGCAGTTGGAGACCAAACAGAAGTAATATATGAGCAAAATCCATCAGCAGTCCGCTTGAATGATCAAGATATATCTTTTTCTATTGTGGCTATTGGTGAAAGTCCATATGCCGAATTCACTGGCGACGACTCCAAGCTTATGATACCCTTCGGTGGAAATGACATTGTAAAAGCAGTTGCTGGCAAAATCCCCACATTGGTAATTCTAATATCTGGAAGACCCCTAGTTTTAGAGCCAACAGTAATGGAGAATGTTGAAGCTCTGATTGCTGCTTGGCTTCCTGGAAGTGAAGGAAGCGGAATCACTGACGTTATCTTCGGAGATTATGATTTCACTGGCCGATTACCGGTTACATGGTTTAGAACGGTCGAGCAACTCCCAGTCCATGCTGAAAATTTGCAGGATGCATTATTCCCTTTCGGGTTTGGGTTATCATATGGTAAGGAGGAATCTCCTCAGCAATCACAAGAGTTCAGTCATGAACTGATCTGA
- the LOC120082769 gene encoding beta-glucosidase BoGH3B-like isoform X1 → MEATDCIYRNSRAPIEDRIKDLLSRMTLREKIGQMTQIERTVATPSALRDFAIGSVLNAGGSAPFHEALSSDWADMIDGFQYSALQSRLGIPIIYGSDAVHGNNNVYGATIFPHNVGLGATRDADLVRRIGTVTALEVRASGVHYAFAPCVAVSRDPRWGRCYESYSEDTEIVRKMTSLVEGLQGKPPEGYPKGYPFVAGRNNVIACAKHFVGDGGTDKGLNEGNTIASYDDLERIHMAPYLDCIAQGVSTVMASYSSWNGRLLHADRFLLTEMLKNKLGFKGFVISDWQGIDRLIKPRGSSYRWCISAAVNAGIDMVMVPLRYENFIKDLLFLVESGGIPMARIDDAVERILRVKFVAGVFEHPFSDRSLLDVVGCKLHRDLAREAVRKSLVLLRNGKDPTKPFLPLDRKAKKILVAGSHADDLGYQCGGWTISWDGMTGRITIGTTILDAIKEAVGDQTEVIYEQNPSAVRLNDQDISFSIVAIGESPYAEFTGDDSKLMIPFGGNDIVKAVAGKIPTLVILISGRPLVLEPTVMENVEALIAAWLPGSEGSGITDVIFGDYDFTGRLPVTWFRTVEQLPVHAENLQDALFPFGFGLSYGKEESPQQSQEFSHELI, encoded by the exons ATGGAGGCCACCGATTGTATCTATAGAAATTCTAGGGCGCCCATAGAAGATCGGATCAAAGATCTTCTCTCACGGATGACTTTGAGGGAAAAAATCGGGCAGATGACCCAAATTGAGCGCACTGTGGCCACTCCCTCTGCGCTTAGGGATTTCGCGATCG GGAGCGTTCTCAACGCCGGTGGTAGCGCTCCTTTCCATGAAGCTTTGTCGTCGGATTGGGCAGACATGATTGACGGGTTCCAGTATTCGGCGCTTCAGTCGCGTCTTGGAATTCCAATTATATATGGGAGTGATGCTGTTCATGGAAATAACAATGTTTATGGTGCTACCATTTTTCCTCATAATGTTGGCCTTGGAGCCACCAG AGATGCTGATTTGGTTAGAAGGATTGGGACAGTAACAGCTCTTGAGGTTAGAGCGAGTGGTGTTCACTACGCATTTGCCCCTTGTGTTGCT GTATCCAGAGATCCTAGATGGGGAAGGTGCTATGAGAGTTACAGTGAAGATACTGAAATTGTTAGAAAAATGACTTCTTTAGTTGAAGGGTTGCAGGGGAAGCCGCCAGAAGGATACCCAAAGGGCTATCCGTTTGTAGCTGGAAG AAATAATGTCATCGCATGTGCAAAACATTTTGTTGGAGATGGGGGGACAGATAAAGGTTTGAATGAAGGGAATACCATTGCATCTTACGATGACTTGGAGAGGATCCATATGGCTCCTTACCTGGACTGTATTGCTCAAGGAGTTTCAACTGTTATGGCATCTTATTCTAGCTGGAATGGGCGTCTGCTTCATGCCGACCGTTTTTTGCTGACGGAAATGTTGAAAAATAAACTTGGGTTTAAG GGTTTTGTTATTTCTGACTGGCAAGGAATTGATCGGCTTATTAAACCAAGAGGCTCAAGCTATCGGTGGTGCATTTCTGCTGCAGTTAATGCTGGCATAGACATG GTTATGGTGCCCCTTCgatatgaaaattttatcaagGACTTGCTATTTCTGGTTGAATCCGGGGGGATTCCAATGGCTAGGATTGATGATGCGGTTGAACGGATATTGAGAGTGAAGTTTGTTGCTGGTGTTTTTGAACATCCTTTCAGTGATAGATCATTGCTAGACGTCGTTGGTTGCAAG CTTCACCGAGATCTAGCGAGAGAAGCTGTTCGCAAGTCTTTGGTTCTTTTGAGAAATGGAAAAGACCCAACAAAACCTTTTCTTCCGTTAGACAGGAAAGCGAAGAAGATTCTTGTAGCTGGTTCACATGCAGATGATCTTGGATATCAGTGTGGAGGGTGGACAATCTCCTGGGATGGGATGACTGGCAGAATCACCATTG GTACCACCATCTTAGATGCAATCAAAGAAGCAGTTGGAGACCAAACAGAAGTAATATATGAGCAAAATCCATCAGCAGTCCGCTTGAATGATCAAGATATATCTTTTTCTATTGTGGCTATTGGTGAAAGTCCATATGCCGAATTCACTGGCGACGACTCCAAGCTTATGATACCCTTCGGTGGAAATGACATTGTAAAAGCAGTTGCTGGCAAAATCCCCACATTGGTAATTCTAATATCTGGAAGACCCCTAGTTTTAGAGCCAACAGTAATGGAGAATGTTGAAGCTCTGATTGCTGCTTGGCTTCCTGGAAGTGAAGGAAGCGGAATCACTGACGTTATCTTCGGAGATTATGATTTCACTGGCCGATTACCGGTTACATGGTTTAGAACGGTCGAGCAACTCCCAGTCCATGCTGAAAATTTGCAGGATGCATTATTCCCTTTCGGGTTTGGGTTATCATATGGTAAGGAGGAATCTCCTCAGCAATCACAAGAGTTCAGTCATGAACTGATCTGA